The following coding sequences are from one Perognathus longimembris pacificus isolate PPM17 chromosome 13, ASM2315922v1, whole genome shotgun sequence window:
- the LOC125361626 gene encoding olfactory receptor 8J3-like has translation MASRNHTHVTEFILMGISGLAELQIPLFLVFLVIYGLTVMGNLGIITLTSVNPRLQTPMYFFLRHLAIINLGDATVIAPKMLINFLVTKKSTSYYECATQLGGFQVFIVAEIFMLAVMAYDRYVAICNPLMYMVVVSRQVCILLVSLTYLYGLFTAVVVTSCVFSVSYCASNVINHFYCDDIPLLALSCSDTYIPETAVFIFSGTNLFFSMIIVLISYFNIILAILRIRSSEGRKKAFSTCGSHIMAVTIFYGTLLFMYLQPRTNHSLDTDKMASVFYTLLIPMLNPVIYSLRNKDVKYALTTFLKNPCHSCKPM, from the coding sequence ATGGCTTCTAGGAATCATACCCATGTGACCGAGTTTATCCTAATGGGGATTTCAGGGCTTGCAGAACTGCAAATCCCCCTTTTTCTGGTCTTCCTTGTCATCTATGGGCTCACAGTGATGGGAAATTTAGGCATCATCACCCTCACCAGCGTTAATCCTCGGCTTCAgacccccatgtacttctttctCCGACACCTGGCCATCATCAACCTTGGGGACGCTACTGTCATTGCCCCTAAAATGCTGATCAACTTCTTAGTAACTAAGAAAAGCACCTCCTACTACGAATGCGCCACCCAGTTGGGAGGCTTCCAGGTTTTCATTGTGGCTGAGATCTTCATGCTGGCtgtgatggcctatgaccgctacgtGGCCATTTGCAACCCTCTGATGTACATGGTGGTGGTGTCCAGGCAGGTGTGCATCCTGCTGGTGTCTCTCACGTACCTCTACGGCCTGTTTACCGCGGTGGTAGTTACCTCTTGCGTGTTCTCTGTGTCCTACTGTGCCTCCAACGTCATCAACCATTTCTACTGTGACGACATCCCTTTGTTAGCGTTGTCCTGTTCGGATACCTATATTCCAGAAACAGCCGTGTTTATCTTCTCGGGGACGAACTTGTTTTTCTCCATGATTATTGTTCTAATATCCTACTTTAATATTATCCTTGCCATATTGAGGATACGGTCAtcggaagggaggaagaaagccttctccacctgcgGTTCTCACATAATGGCCGTCACGATTTTCTACGGCACTCTTCTTTTCATGTACCTGCAGCCAAGGACCAACCACTCCTTAGACACGGATAAAATGGCCTCTGTCTTCTACACCTTATTGATACCCATGCTGAACCCTGTGATTTACAGCCTAAGGAACAAGGATGTGAAGTATGCTTTGACAACATTTCTGAAGAATCCCTGCCATTCATGCAAACCAATGTAA